Proteins from a genomic interval of Yarrowia lipolytica chromosome 1E, complete sequence:
- a CDS encoding uncharacterized protein (Compare to YALI0E29205g, similar to Saccharomyces cerevisiae YFR018C; ancestral locus Anc_1.361, weakly similar to uniprot|P43599 Saccharomyces cerevisiae YFR018c) codes for MLLSVLPLLLSVANAFAPPGSSSPSRYIGDEGLQYLHKNFPTEKYLAIDDPNGLLQPILIPRVPDTDGIREVQKFITDFVSTQTYSEGEVPGWDVQLDVFQEDTPIKENVTFTNILVKRDPPNAKKGHTGYITIAAHYDTLIKPEGFVGAIDSAVPCALMLYTIKAIDEAITRKWKEMKAEPDRFSEHEKTTGIQFLFFDGEEAFHSWSDTDSTYGSRHLAQLMDQTYNEVNSARQTWLAEMEYLVLLDLIGHKDTYIPSFFRNTHWQYEVFASLEQRIRDIGLSARMDEKETIFTEGKPAFFRGAVIGDDHLPFLHRGVPVLHLIPSHFPPVWHKIDDNAKNLHFPDISEWGLLTSSFVANQLRVGDWIVDYPDANEMREQREKEEKAQREQAQKKKIPNGKKVPRAARRRGAML; via the coding sequence ATGTTGCTGTCAGTATTACCGCTCTTACTGTCTGTAGCAAACGCGTTTGCGCCGCCGGGCTCGTCGTCGCCATCCCGTTACATTGGTGACGAGGGTCTGCAGTACTTGCACAAGAATTTCCCCACCGAAAAGTACCTCGCCATCGACGATCCTAATGGTCTGCTGCAGCCCATTCTGATTCCCCGAGTTCCGGACACAGATGGCATTCGAGAGGTCCAAAAGTTCATCACGGACTTTGTATCGACACAGACTTACTCGGAGGGAGAGGTGCCCGGCTGGGACGTGCAGCTCGACGTGTTCCAGGAGGATACGCCCATCAAGGAAAATGTGACATTCACCAACATTCTGGTCAAGCGAGACCCTCCGAatgccaagaagggccaCACTGGCTACATCACCATTGCCGCCCACTACGACACGCTCATCAAGCCCGAGGGCTTTGTTGGAGCAATCGACTCGGCCGTGCCTTGTGCTCTCATGCTGTACACTATCAAGGCGATCGACGAGGCTATTACCCGAAAGTGGAAGGAAATGAAGGCCGAGCCCGACCGGTTCTCCGAGCACGAAAAGACCACTGGTATACAGTTTCTGTTCTTCGACGGAGAGGAGGCATTCCACAGCTGGTCAGACACAGACTCCACCTATGGATCTCGACATCTTGCCCAGCTGATGGACCAGACTTACAACGAGGTGAACTCGGCCCGGCAGACCTGGCTGGCTGAGATGGAGTACCTGGTGCTTCTGGATCTGATCGGACACAAGGATACATACATCCCTTCATTCTTCAGAAACACTCACTGGCAGTACGAGGTGTTTGCTTCTCTGGAGCAGCGAATCCGGGATATCGGTCTAAGTGCACGTATGgatgagaaggagaccaTCTTCACCGAGGGAAAGCCCGCATTCTTTCGAGGAGCTGTTATTGGTGATGACCACCTCCCCTTTCTGCACCGAGGAGTGCCTGTTCTGCATTTGATCCCCAGCCATTTCCCCCCTGTCTGGCACAAGATTGACGACAACGCCAAGAATCTTCACTTTCCTGACATTTCCGAGTGGGGTCTATTGACGAGTAGTTTCGTCGCCAACCAGCTGCGAGTTGGAGACTGGATCGTGGACTATCCTGACGCCAACGAGATGCGAGAGcagcgagagaaggaggagaaggcgcAGCGAGAACAGGCgcaaaagaagaagattcCCAACGGCAAGAAGGTCCCTCGAGCTGCTCGCCGACGAGGTGCTATGCTTTAG
- a CDS encoding uncharacterized protein (Compare to YALI0E29227g, similar to wi|NCU01253.1 Neurospora crassa NCU01253. 1 predicted protein (3246 - 1843)): protein MAKRPRSASHHVPVAYHPGSLVSLNRTQRKLTEYSEIASWGWILLITTWSLIFFAVFTMFDLDIYLFGSKTDRKNMHKAPDDDDDFPIRMYYPTSFFLSLVMAWVWCIVSWMGLKFFKHAKVDPTSR from the coding sequence ATGGCCAAACGACCTCGATCTGCATCGCACCACGTGCCTGTGGCCTACCATCCCGGGTCTCTGGTGTCTCTCAACCGCACACAACGAAAACTCACCGAATACAGCGAAATCGCATCTTGGGGATGGATCCTACTCATCACAACATGGTCTCTGATCTTCTTCGCAGTCTTCACGATGTTTGATCTAGATATCTACTTGTTTGGATCGAAGACAGACCGCAAAAATATGCACAAGGCTCctgatgatgacgacgacttcCCCATCAGAATGTACTATCCAACGTCCTTCTTCCTGTCCCTCGTCATGGCTTGGGTCTGGTGTATCGTCAGTTGGATGGGTCTCAAATTCTTCAAACACGCCAAAGTTGATCCTACCAGCAGGTGA
- a CDS encoding uncharacterized protein (Compare to YALI0E29249g, similar to uniprot|P18759 Saccharomyces cerevisiae YBR080C SEC18 Vesicular-fusion protein) gives MFGFGKKDNQNPYRVPEQHSPTHSGSNSPRTMNNPGLPRRAPTQGQPMPPHHQTPPPQQHRQPPSGHGGDMILGVGKDKAFALANLLEVPPGTFADGDYVIINNQHVFTVRQSPHAAPGQILAGAVQRRWAALSTNMTVHVAPYDPFHKTQQVYLGNLELEIDFLSASAASGAGSRSFEPEKLAHHFLHQYANQIFTPGQTLAMDFEGLNFQIRVLSTSVVNLGDAGGVAARNVRGILVRHTDIGFNKAKGSAMNLKSAKNKPRQNAIIQPDFKFQDLGIGGLDAQFGNIFRRAFASRIYSPADVEALGINHVKGILLFGPPGTGKTLIARQIGKMLNAREPKIVNGPEILNKYVGASEENIRNLFKDAEAEYREKGDDSGLHIIIFDELDAVFKQRGSTGGGTGVGDNVVNQLLAKMDGVEQLNNILVIGMTNRKDLIDSALMRPGRFEVQIEIPLPDEAGRLQILKIHTAPMTAAGKLGRDVDLNELAGETKNYSGAEIKGLLNSAASYAFTRNLKLDQGGGGVRQEKGGELMLMRDDFVHALQEVRPAFGVSEEDLDAAVSGGIIKYSPNIDDILKKGELFIERVRQSSGDRALASLLLHGPAGSGKTALAASIAMQSNFPFVRLISPEGYVGMSEASKITAIQNCFLDAYKSPLSVIVIDSIEIILEWVQIGPRFSNSLLQAVKTLCRKTPPKGCRLLILVTTHERHVLEQMDLISAFDSEIGVPYLQSLKELNKVLDAMQFLDSPEARHRVVQSIEAKTGSTVPSIGIKTLLSGLKTAQYSSDVEEEFVDFMVDHINARRNKYV, from the coding sequence ATGTTCGGTTTTGGCAAAAAGGACAATCAGAATCCATACCGGGTTCCTGAACAACACTCTCCTACTCACTCCGGATCCAATTCCCCCCGAACAATGAACAACCCTGGTCTTCCTAGACGGGCACCTACTCAGGGACAGCCCATgcctcctcatcaccagacccctcctcctcagcagcacAGACAACCTCCTTCCGGTCACGGTGGCGATATGATTCTGGGAGTGGGCAAGGACAAGGCGTTTGCCCTGGCCAACCTCCTCGAAGTGCCCCCTGGAACCTTTGCTGACGGAGACTACGTCATTATCAACAACCAGCACGTCTTCACCGTGCGACAGTCGCCACATGCTGCTCCCGGCCAGATCCTTGCCGGAGCAGTGCAGCGACGATGGGCAGCTCTCAGCACAAACATGACTGTCCATGTGGCACCTTACGACCCCTTCCACAAGACACAGCAGGTGTATCTGGGCAacctggagctggaaatCGACTTCCTGTCTGCCAGTGCGGCCAGCGGAGCTGGATCCCGATCCTTTGAGCCCGAAAAGCTCGCTCACCACTTCCTGCACCAGTACGCTAACCAGATCTTCACCCCTGGACAGACCCTGGCTATGGACTTCGAGGGCCTCAATTTCCAGATCAGAGTGCTCTCTACCTCGGTGGTCAATCTGGGAGACGCTGGCGGAGTGGCTGCCCGAAACGTCCGAGGTATTCTCGTTCGACACACCGATATCGGTTtcaacaaggccaagggATCGGCCATGAACCTCAAGAGCGCCAAGAACAAACCCCGACAGAACGCTATCATTCAGCCCGACTTCAAATTCCAGGATCTCGGTATTGGTGGTCTTGATGCCCAGTTTGGTAACATCTTCCGACGAGCCTTCGCTTCTCGAATCTACTCTCCTGCCGATGTCGAGGCCCTTGGTATCAACCACGTGAAGGGTATCTTGTTGTTCGGACCTCCCGGTACAGGTAAGACTCTAATCGCCCGACAAATTGGTAAGATGCTCAACGCTCGAGAACCCAAGATTGTCAACGGTCCCGAAATCCTAAACAAGTACGTTGGTGCTTCCGAAGAGAACATTCGAAACTTGTTCAAGGACGCCGAGGCGGAGTACCGAGAGAAGGGCGATGACTCCGGTCTTCACATCATCATTTTCGATGAGTTGGATGCTGTCTTCAAACAGCGAGGCTCCACCGGTGGAGGTACCGGTGTTGGAGACAACGTCGtcaaccagctgctcgCTAAGATGGACGGtgtggagcagctcaatAACATTCTGGTTATCGGTATGACCAACCGAAAGGATCTGATTGATTCTGCTCTGATGCGACCTGGTCGATTCGAGGTCCAGATTGAGATTCCCCTTCCTGATGAGGCTGGCCGTCTGCAAATTCTCAAGATTCACACCGCGCCTATGACTGCTGCAGGAAAGTTGGGCAGAGATGTGGATCTTAACGAGCTTGCTGGAGAGACTAAGAACTACTCTGGTGCCGAAATTAAGGGTCTGCTTAactctgctgcttcttATGCATTCACTCGAAACCTCAAGTTGGaccaaggtggaggaggcgtGCGACAGGAGAAGGGCGGAGAGCTCATGCTAATGCGGGACGACTTTGTGCATGCCCTCCAGGAAGTGCGTCCCGCGTTTGGTGTCTCCGAAGAGGATCTCGATGCTGCCGTCTCTGGTGGTATCATCAAGTACTCTCCCAACATTGAtgacattctcaagaagggAGAGCTATTTATTGAGCGAGTTCGACAGTCTTCTGGCGACCGTGCTCTGGCTTCTCTGCTGCTTCACGGCcctgctggctctggtaAGACTGCTCTCGCAGCTTCCATTGCCATGCAGTCGAACTTCCCCTTCGTGCGACTCATCTCTCCCGAAGGCTATGTTGGTATGTCCGAGGCATCTAAGATCACTGCCATTCAGAACTGTTTCCTGGATGCTTACAAGTCTCCTCTGTCCGTCATTGTGATTGACTCTATTGAGATCATTCTCGAGTGGGTCCAGATTGGACCCCGGTTCTCAAACTCTCTGCTGCAGGCCGTCAAGACTCTGTGTCGAAAGACTCCTCCCAAGGGCTGCCGATTGCTAATTCTGGTTACTACTCATGAGCGACAcgttcttgagcagatgGATCTGATTTCCGCGTTTGACTCCGAGATTGGCGTACCTTACCTACagtctctcaaggagctcaacaaggtACTGGACGCTATGCAGTTCTTGGACTCTCCCGAGGCTCGACACCGGGTTGTACAGTCCATCGAGGCCAAGACTGGATCTACCGTGCCTTCCATTGGTATCAAGACTCTGCTGTCTGGTCTCAAGACTGCCCAGTACTCTTCAgatgttgaggaggagtttgtcGATTTTATGGTTGACCATATAAACGCCCGACGAAACAAGTATGTTTAA
- a CDS encoding uncharacterized protein (Compare to YALI0E29271g, some similarities with uniprot|P54785 Saccharomyces cerevisiae YMR070w HMS1 high-copy suppressor of MOT1-SPT3 synthetic lethality, similar to Saccharomyces cerevisiae TOS8 (YGL096W) and CUP9 (YPL177C); ancestral locus Anc_6.170) — MLLKMDKVDYGGSVSVQRGYHHNGPRALGTLSSSRATKAPHKSKFRPRSAATVLLHSQGHGLCQQGSFRDACMLLGQDKGSGAIVSPKDDLHLADTTYKAGAEHTVHVSLPSLYQILPEYRLRAEDGVTDGEGRSKNGDSIKGAMSKNSHNMYGYSWDASQSGYKNAPVSPNGNNNAHNHTGLNNHANHSLNSVSPVNAVNPITSASPVNHLGAHTANLSGSQSETPTPSNHNSTLNHSPLNNNTPGTTTPNNGMNTMPTINSSVPPSMHTMPASTSANMSGLNNLNRQPTLNGHYSQGLSPPKHTVAPQNVQYPQHIGVGYSTPYMAGTVNNGGLPHMNNYNQYALRRYVDTNVYPKQQQGYQPNQPQLQQPVQPGVPPQMHSQQSMQLPPPHGLHNGYRQYDMVQPQMEPQRYNPPEQQQPTGDKRRRGNLPKSVTSILREWLNDHISHPYPSEYEKSLLLQQTGLTMSQLSNWFINARRRQLPAMQQQGAEKKRLEEGERPISQKYH, encoded by the coding sequence ATGTTGTTGAAAATGGATAAGGTTGACTATGGGGGCTCGGTCTCCGTGCAACGAGGATACCACCATAATGGCCCGCGAGCTCTGGGCACTCTATCGTCTTCAAGGGCAACGAAGGCGCCGCACAAGAGCAAATTCCGGCCTAGAAGTGCTGCCACAGTCCTGCTTCATTCCCAAGGCCATGGCTTGTGTCAACAAGGGAGCTTCAGAGACGCGTGTATGCTCTTAGGGCAAGACAAAGGAAGCGGAGCAATTGTCTCTCCGAAAGACGATTTACACTTGGCTGACACTACATACAAAGCCGGAGCGGAGCATACAGTTCATGTGTCGCTACCCTCGCTTTACCAAATCTTGCCCGAGTATCGCCTGAGGGCTGAGGACGGGGTAACTGACGGTGAGGGCAGGTCCAAGAATGGAGACAGTATTAAAGGTGCAATGTCGAAGAATTCTCACAACATGTACGGATACTCTTGGGACGCAAGCCAATCGGGCTACAAGAATGCTCCAGTCAGCCCCAatggcaacaacaacgccCATAATCACACTGGCCTGAACAATCACGCGAATCACTCTCTCAACTCGGTCAGTCCAGTGAATGCTGTTAACCCCATCActtcagcttctcctgTGAACCACCTTGGAGCACACACGGCAAACCTCTCGGGCAGTCAGTCTGAAACACCCACTCCTTCCAACCACAATTCCACTCTCAATCATTCCCCGCTGAACAACAACACCCCAGGAACTACCACCCCCAATAACGGTATGAACACTATGCCTACAATCAACAGCTCTGTTCCCCCGTCGATGCACACTATGCCAGCTTCAACTTCCGCAAACATGAGTGGTCTCAACAACTTGAACAGACAGCCAACGTTGAACGGCCACTACAGTCAGGGACTTTCGCCCCCCAAGCACACAGTTGCTCCCCAGAATGTTCAATACCCACAGCACATAGGAGTTGGCTACTCAACTCCCTACATGGCTGGGACTGTCAACAACGGTGGGCTCCCCCACATGaacaactacaaccagTACGCTCTGCGTCGCTACGTGGACACAAACGTGTAccccaagcagcagcagggctACCAACCCAACCAGCCCCAACTTCAACAGCCTGTTCAGCCCGGTGTCCCGCCCCAAATGCATAGCCAGCAGTCGATGCAACTGCCCCCACCCCATGGCCTGCACAATGGATACCGGCAGTACGATATGGTGCAACCTCAGATGGAACCCCAGAGGTACAACCCACctgaacagcagcaacccACAGGAGACAAGCGACGGCGAGGAAACTTGCCCAAATCCGTCACCAGCATCCTGAGAGAATGGCTCAACGACCATATTTCTCACCCATACCCCTCCGAGTACGAAAAGTcgctgcttctgcagcAGACTGGCCTTACCATGAGCCAGCTTAGCAACTGGTTCATCAACGCTCGACGACGACAATTGCCTGCCATGCAGCAACAAGGGGCGGAGAAGAAACGCCTTGAAGAGGGGGAACGGCCCATCAGCCAGAAATACCATTGA
- a CDS encoding uncharacterized protein (Compare to YALI0E29293g, similar to uniprot|Q08920 Saccharomyces cerevisiae YPL178w SAE1 small subunit of the nuclear cap-binding protein complex CBC singleton, similar to Saccharomyces cerevisiae CBC2 (YPL178W); ancestral locus Anc_6.171) — translation MSEPADLFTAKPINSAQRLDGPSSYVLRQARRSRQGEEDLAALDVTTTLYVGNLSFFTTEEQIHELFTKIAKVKKIIMGLDRYQKTPCGFCFVEYYEHDDAVACLKYLHKTKLDERIITIDLDPGFKEGRQFGRGSSGGQVRDEFRQDYDSGRGGFGKRWGDDERGGDDY, via the exons ATGTCTGAACCCGCGGATCTGTTCACAGCCAAGCCCATCAACTCGGCTCAGCGACTCGACGGCCCCTCTTCTTATGTCTTGCGACAAGCGCGAAGATCTCGACAGGGTGAGGAGGATCTCGCTGCTCTGGATGTCACAACCACTCTCTATGTCGGTAACCTCTCATTCTTCACAACAGAGGAGCAGATCCACGAGTTGTTCACCAA aatTGCAAaggtgaagaagatcaTCATGGGTCTCGACCGATACCAAAAGACTCCTTGTGGATTCTGCTTCGTGGAATACTACGAGCACGACGACGCTGTCGCCTGCCTCAAATACCTGCATAAGACCAAGCTTGACGAGCGAATCATTACCATTGATCTGGATCCTGGCTTCAAGGAGGGACGACAATTTGGCCGGGGCTCCTCCGGAGGCCAGGTGCGAGATGAGTTCCGACAGGACTATGATTCCGGTCGAGGAGGATTTGGAAAGCGATGGGGAGATGAtgagcgaggaggagatgattACTGA
- a CDS encoding uncharacterized protein (Compare to YALI0E29307g, similar to uniprot|P26570 Saccharomyces cerevisiae YML016c PPZ1 ser/thr phosphatase required for normal osmoregulation P12.1.f12.1, similar to Saccharomyces cerevisiae PPQ1 (YPL179W); ancestral locus Anc_6.172) encodes MGQSPSKNANSTSSLTTTNGQASGAGLGVISDEGGDDPSSSGCSGTSAHNKTPHHQKSSSSSTRPPTGRSRSSKSSTGGSRKERTSMSFDHDFSIDNASAADFMSKPKRRVSSGASKSAKTDMRHDPTGSERKSRRDKAEEAGLVAAMGEVVISRPHDSQSSSDTDNASLASTNSEGSTSSLTAPVAPIQNSNSEPGTAPGAHTEPISIPGNNDSLAHSKFLSAKRTPATTLPPPGSSGPVATPVIAVSHHDNNGSLTSNVTSEGSLSAISIASSSATSNASPENADKSKMSPQSSQSSSSSEEDLSDLSGLKSPIPTTHIGSSRANAVALSSKPSASTPQRVDLPAGYQSSLSVSVDSVTGSPARNIKNPKIEPAVSGASVASTASSKKATKKQPLPFDVNDFIKRLLDAGGKSGGAAPVPLRPNEIVQLCAAARTVFMSQPVLLELGTPVKVVGDIHGQFGDLIRIFQMSGFPPKTNYLFLGDYVDRGRQSLETILLLFCFKVKYPENFFMLRGNHECASITKVYGFYDECKRRATTKIWKSFVDTFNTLPIAATIGGKIFCVHGGLSPYLNSMDDIRKITRPTNVPDVGLLSDLLWSDPERSIMEWSENDRGVSYCFGRSVVNKFCTKFKFDLVCRAHMVVQDGYEFFNKRKLVTVFSAPNYCGEFDNWGAVMCVSKQLLCSFELLKPMDSASIKDAVRRGIKKTQKVKLGES; translated from the coding sequence ATGGGCCAGTCCCCTTCCAAAAATGCAAACTCGACCTCCTCTCTGACAACTACTAACGGCCAGGCCTCTGGGGCCGGTCTAGGCGTCATATCCGACGAGGGAGGCGACGACCCCAGTAGTAGTGGGTGTAGTGGCACGAGCGCCCACAACAAGACACCTCACCACCAAAAGAGCTCATCATCCTCAACTCGACCCCCGACTGGACGAAGCCGCTCGTCCAAGTCCTCGACTGGAGGCTCTCGCAAGGAGCGAACCTCCATGTCCTTTGATCACGACTTTTCCATCGACAACGCTTCTGCAGCCGACTTCATGAGCAAACCCAAGCGAAGAGTATCGTCAGGGGCTTCGAAGTCCGCCAAGACTGATATGCGACATGACCCCACAGGTTCCGAGCGTAAGTCTCGCAGAGACAAGGCAGAGGAAGCAGGGCTCGTAGCAGCCATGGGCGAGGTGGTCATTTCCCGACCTCATGACTCGCAGTCATCGTCGGACACGGATAACGCCTCACTTGCCTCCACCAATTCTGAGGGCTCGACTTCGTCACTCACCGCACCAGTTGCTCCCATTCAAAACTCAAACTCTGAACCTGGCACAGCCCCCGGAGCACATACCGAACCCATTTCGATACCAGGTAATAATGACTCCTTAGCGCACTCGAAGTTCCTTTCTGCCAAAAGAACTCCCGCCACCACCCTCCCCCCTCCAGGCTCGTCGGGCCCTGTCGCCACTCCTGTCATTGCTGTTTCTCACCACGACAACAACGGATCACTCACCTCGAATGTAACCTCCGAGGGATCTCTTTCCGCCATTTCTATTGCGTCttcctcggccacctcgaACGCATCCCCCGAGAACGCTGACAAGTCCAAAATGAGCCCCCAGTCTTCTCagtcttcctcctcttccgaAGAGGATCTTTCCGATCTCTCCGGCCTCAAGTCTCCCATTCCCACCACCCACATTGGCTCCTCTCGAGCTAACGCCGTGGCTCTGTCCTCCAAGCCCTCTGCTTCAACCCCCCAGCGTGTCGACCTTCCTGCTGGCTACCAGTCGTCATTGAGTGTGTCTGTTGATAGTGTCACCGGATCCCCCGCACGAAACATCAAGAACCCTAAAATTGAGCCTGCTGTGTCGGGAGCTTCGGTTGCGTCCACAGCCTCCAGCAAGAAGGCTACCAAGAAACAGCCTTTGCCCTTTGATGTCAACGATTTCATCAAGCGACTTCTCGATGCTGGAGGAAaatctggaggagctgcccCCGTGCCCCTGCGACCAAACGAGATTGTCCAGCTCTGTGCTGCGGCTCGAACCGTGTTCATGAGCCAGCCTGTTCTGCTGGAGCTCGGTACACCCGTCAAGGTTGTCGGAGATATCCATGGTCAGTTTGGAGACCTTATTCGAATCTTTCAAATGTCTGGTTTCCCTCCAAAGACCAACTACCTATTCCTTGGTGACTACGTTGATCGAGGACGACAGTCTCTGGAGACCATCCTTCTGCTCTTCTGCTTCAAGGTCAAATACCCCGAGAACTTCTTCATGCTGCGAGGTAACCATGAGTGtgcctccatcaccaaggtTTATGGTTTCTACGACGAATGCAAGCGTCGAGCTACGACCAAGATTTGGAAGTCGTTTGTCGATACGTTCAACACGCTTCCTATTGCGGCTACTATCGGCGGCAAGATATTTTGTGTTCATGGTGGTCTGTCTCCTTACCTCAACTCCATGGACGACATCCGAAAGATCACTCGACCCACCAACGTCCCTGATGTTGGTCTCTTGTCTGATCTCTTGTGGTCTGACCCTGAGAGGTCTATCATGGAGTGGAGCGAGAACGACCGCGGTGTGTCGTATTGCTTTGGACGATCTGTTGTCAACAAATTCTGCACAAAGTTCAAATTTGATTTAGTGTGCCGAGCTCACATGGTTGTGCAGGACGGATACGAGTTCTTCAACAAGCGAAAGCTTGTCACCGTGTTCTCCGCTCCCAACTATTGTGGAGAGTTCGACAACTGGGGAGCTGTCATGTGCGTGTCCAAGCAGCTCCTTTGTTCTTTTGAGCTACTGAAGCCCATGGACTCCGCCTCTATCAAGGATGCCGTACGAAGGGGCATCAAAAAGACTCAAAAGGTCAAGCTTGGTGAGTCTTAG
- a CDS encoding uncharacterized protein (Compare to YALI0E29315g, weakly similar to uniprot|Q12361 Saccharomyces cerevisiae YDL035c GPR1 G-protein coupled receptor singleton): protein MQLSGIILTTLVSVGAASKATTLAVAATIPTDEVTAASEETLDDTYYQYINNQVIYQPEDNRKTDNRHQDNRRGGQYSDNRSDNRDQDNRYQNNRNPSDNRQTDNKFQDHHRDNRFQDNRDNRHQDNRHQDNDDNRFQDNHKDNKFQDNRDNRHQDNRDADNRDNRFRYNHQDNRQDNRQNNRQDNRQDNRQDNRQDSSRKLPQSQYNHNTGPFMVTVSKPGDKLHNQQLKVVSTQIQVGNKKYGEHFTINLNSPSNMMANVGGDTRPSHIKVAPNGQLLVVAGAPTGQDTWSYSGNTNKQIALWYNSNSGFFACPNANDPSSGGRVVYVDMGQKPVCGRTAEYFNLVGGSMKYMD from the coding sequence ATGCAGCTTTCTGGAATCATTCTCACCActcttgtctctgttgGCGCAGCATCTAAGGCCACCACCCTTGCCGTGGCTGCCACCATCCCCACAGATGAGGTTACTGCCGCCAGTGAGGAGACTCTTGATGATACTTACTACCAGTATATCAATAACCAGGTTATCTACCAGCCCGAGGACAACCGAAAGACTGACAACCGACACCAGGACAACCGACGGGGTGGCCAGTACTCTGACAACCGATCTGACAATCGAGATCAGGACAACCGGTACCAGAACAACCGAAACCCCTCTGACAACCGTCAGACTGACAATAAGTTCCAGGACCACCATCGGGATAACAGATTCCAGGACAACCGAGACAACCGTCATCAGGACAATCGCCACCAGGACAACGATGACAACCGTTTCCAGGATAACCACAAGGACAACAAGTTCCAGGATAACCGAGACAACAGACATCAGGATAACCGAGATGCTGATAACCGAGACAACCGTTTCCGGTACAACCATCAGGACAACCGACAGGACAACCGACAGAACAACCGACAGGACAACCGACAGGACAACCGACAGGACAACCGACAGGATAGCTCCCGAAAGCTCCCGCAGTCCCAGTATAACCATAACACTGGCCCCTTCATGGTGACTGTTTCCAAGCCTGGTGACAAGCTGcacaaccagcagctcaaggtTGTGTCCACCCAGATCCAGGTCGGAAACAAGAAGTACGGCGAGCACTTCACCATCAATCTCAACAGTCCGTCAAATATGATGGCGAATGTGGGCGGTGACACGCGACCTTCCCACATCAAGGTTGCCCCCAACGGTCAGCTACTTGTTGTTGCCGGTGCTCCTACTGGACAAGACACTTGGTCTTACTCTGGGAATACCAACAAGCAAATCGCCCTGTGGTACAATTCGAACTCTGGCTTCTTTGCCTGCCCCAACGCCAACGACCCCAGCAGCGGTGGACGAGTTGTTTACGTTGATATGGGCCAGAAACCCGTTTGTGGTCGAACTGCCGAGTATTTCAACCTTGTTGGTGGCTCAATGAAGTACATGGACTAA